In a single window of the Terrirubrum flagellatum genome:
- a CDS encoding LysE family translocator, whose amino-acid sequence MTISGLILFASVYFLAAASPGPGVTALVARVLSRGTQGLGAFIAGITLGDIVWFAFAALGLSVLAQQFHLAFLVVKYAGVAYLLYLAWALWTQPAKAQQIGETHAPDSPGKLFLAGLALTLGNPKVMVFFMAILPTVVDLQHMTLTAAIEVGILMAVILSGVLAAYGLAADRARRLIASPRAMRLVNRVSGAALVGAAAAVATR is encoded by the coding sequence ATGACGATTTCGGGTCTGATCCTGTTCGCGTCGGTCTATTTCCTCGCCGCGGCTTCGCCCGGGCCGGGGGTGACGGCGCTCGTCGCGCGCGTCCTTTCGCGCGGGACGCAGGGGCTCGGCGCCTTCATCGCCGGCATCACGCTCGGCGACATCGTCTGGTTCGCCTTCGCGGCGCTTGGCCTCTCGGTGCTGGCCCAGCAGTTTCACCTCGCCTTTCTCGTCGTGAAATATGCCGGCGTCGCCTATCTCCTCTATCTCGCCTGGGCGCTATGGACGCAGCCGGCGAAAGCGCAGCAAATCGGTGAGACGCATGCGCCCGATAGCCCGGGCAAGCTGTTCCTCGCCGGACTCGCGCTCACGCTCGGCAATCCCAAGGTGATGGTCTTCTTCATGGCGATCCTGCCGACGGTCGTTGATCTCCAGCATATGACGCTGACGGCGGCGATCGAAGTCGGCATTCTCATGGCGGTGATCCTGAGCGGCGTGCTCGCCGCCTATGGCCTCGCCGCCGATCGCGCACGCCGGCTGATCGCGAGTCCGCGCGCCATGCGCCTCGTCAATCGCGTCAGCGGCGCGGCTCTCGTTGGCGCAGCCGCGGCGGTCGCCACGCGCTGA
- the pncB gene encoding nicotinate phosphoribosyltransferase yields the protein MVDIATRVYNHDWKIDPIVRSVLDTDFYKLLMAQTIYRRHRRDQVTFGIHNRTTTVKLADIIDSGMLREQLDHVRTLSLSRGESTWLRGNMFYGKRQMFSPDFVAWLEEFRFPEYHLERRSGQYELTFDGPWIETTMWEIPALAIINELRSRVALRGRGKFELQVLYARAMTRVWEKIERLKKLEGLRVADFGTRRRHSFLWQDWCVQAMIEGLGPSFLGTSNCIIALEREVEAVGTNAHELPMVYSALADGDEELALAPYKVLADWQEDYEGNLRIILPDTYGTTDFLKRAPRWMDNWTGIRVDSKEPVAGGEEAIEWWKSRGQNPQDKMIIFSDGLDVDDIERLHQRFYGRVRLGFGWGTLLTNDFRGFDEKLDPISIVCKVISANGRPTVKISDNPTKAMGPREEIDRYKRVFNVVEAKPQPVLV from the coding sequence ATGGTCGATATCGCCACGCGCGTCTACAATCACGACTGGAAAATCGATCCGATCGTGCGCTCGGTGCTCGACACCGATTTCTACAAATTGCTGATGGCGCAGACCATCTACCGCCGCCACCGGCGCGATCAGGTGACGTTCGGCATCCACAACCGCACCACGACCGTGAAGCTCGCCGACATCATCGATTCCGGCATGCTGCGCGAACAGCTCGACCATGTGCGCACGCTTTCACTCTCGCGCGGCGAGTCGACCTGGCTGCGCGGCAACATGTTCTACGGCAAGCGGCAGATGTTCTCGCCCGATTTCGTCGCGTGGCTCGAGGAGTTCCGCTTTCCCGAATATCATCTCGAGCGCCGCAGCGGGCAGTATGAACTGACCTTCGACGGGCCGTGGATCGAAACCACGATGTGGGAGATTCCGGCGCTCGCCATCATCAACGAACTGCGCTCGCGCGTGGCGCTGCGCGGCCGCGGGAAATTCGAGCTGCAGGTGCTCTATGCGCGCGCCATGACGCGAGTGTGGGAAAAGATCGAGCGGCTGAAAAAGCTGGAAGGGCTGCGCGTCGCCGATTTCGGCACGCGCCGCCGCCACTCCTTCCTGTGGCAGGACTGGTGCGTGCAGGCGATGATCGAAGGGCTCGGCCCTTCTTTCCTCGGCACGTCGAACTGCATCATCGCGCTTGAGCGCGAGGTCGAGGCTGTCGGCACCAACGCGCATGAATTGCCGATGGTTTATTCCGCGCTCGCCGATGGCGACGAGGAGCTGGCGCTCGCGCCCTACAAGGTGCTCGCCGACTGGCAGGAGGATTATGAGGGCAATCTCCGCATCATCCTCCCCGACACCTACGGCACCACTGACTTTCTCAAGCGCGCGCCGCGCTGGATGGATAACTGGACCGGGATCCGCGTCGATTCCAAGGAGCCTGTCGCCGGCGGTGAAGAGGCGATCGAATGGTGGAAGAGCCGCGGGCAGAATCCACAGGACAAGATGATCATCTTTTCCGACGGGCTTGATGTCGATGACATCGAGCGATTGCATCAGCGCTTCTATGGCCGCGTGCGTCTCGGCTTCGGCTGGGGCACGCTGCTGACCAATGATTTCCGCGGCTTCGATGAAAAGCTCGATCCGATCTCGATCGTCTGCAAAGTGATCTCGGCGAACGGGCGCCCGACGGTGAAGATCTCCGACAATCCGACGAAGGCGATGGGGCCGCGCGAGGAGATCGACCGCTACAAGCGCGTGTTCAACGTCGTCGAGGCGAAGCCGCAGCCGGTGCTGGTGTAG
- a CDS encoding tetratricopeptide repeat protein, with protein MKALVFGLCLASPAFAQTSMPANDAQAASALPGLRNRAEQGDASAQFSLGQMYSYGRGVARDNAQAATWYRRAAERGFAPAQLELGQMYETGVGVTKDYAQAVAWYRKAANQGLAPAQTVLGLMYAEGRGVAQDQEQALSWFRKAAAQGDPLARNFLAAAAGQGGYSDTRR; from the coding sequence GTGAAGGCTCTGGTCTTCGGCCTCTGTCTCGCCTCGCCGGCCTTCGCCCAGACATCAATGCCAGCGAATGACGCGCAGGCCGCTTCGGCCTTGCCCGGTCTGCGCAACCGGGCGGAACAGGGAGACGCGAGCGCCCAATTCAGTCTTGGCCAGATGTATTCGTACGGTCGCGGCGTGGCGCGGGACAATGCCCAGGCTGCAACCTGGTATCGACGGGCGGCTGAGCGGGGATTCGCTCCCGCCCAACTCGAACTTGGCCAGATGTACGAGACCGGCGTCGGCGTGACGAAAGATTACGCGCAGGCGGTCGCCTGGTATCGCAAGGCCGCCAATCAGGGATTGGCTCCTGCCCAGACCGTTCTCGGATTAATGTACGCGGAAGGCCGCGGCGTGGCGCAAGACCAGGAACAGGCCCTCTCCTGGTTCCGCAAAGCTGCCGCGCAGGGAGACCCTCTCGCCCGGAACTTCCTCGCCGCCGCAGCCGGGCAGGGAGGATATTCCGATACCCGCCGGTGA
- a CDS encoding alpha/beta fold hydrolase: MRIFSAPTKTFTAVCAWIFVALLSGPPAQGKIVEEVVDLPVRVTDAAGATIDQPIKLTIFHDDARPRAPFLILLHGRAVSAQERANFGRARFGANARYFVQMGFAVLAPTRIGYGVSGGPDVEYSGTCRVRNYPPAYEAAAQQTIRAIEHARTLSYVDGSAGVVVGQSFGGATAIAIAAKNLQGVKAVVNFAGGGGGDPEHRPAEPCRNDLLQALFAGYGATARIPSLWLYSENDRYFGVQKPTAWFEAFRAKGGRGDFIKLPPFEPDGHLSFSGNPDAWRPDVSRFLLDAMGSALRR, from the coding sequence ATGAGAATCTTCTCTGCGCCAACGAAAACTTTCACCGCCGTTTGCGCGTGGATCTTTGTCGCGCTGCTTTCCGGCCCGCCCGCGCAGGGAAAAATCGTCGAAGAGGTCGTCGACCTGCCCGTGCGCGTGACGGACGCCGCGGGCGCTACGATCGATCAGCCGATCAAGCTGACGATCTTTCATGATGACGCGCGGCCCCGCGCGCCCTTTCTCATTCTTTTGCACGGCCGCGCGGTCTCGGCTCAGGAGCGCGCGAATTTCGGCCGCGCGCGCTTCGGCGCCAATGCGCGTTATTTCGTGCAGATGGGATTCGCCGTGCTGGCGCCGACGCGGATCGGTTATGGCGTCAGCGGCGGCCCCGACGTCGAATATTCCGGCACTTGCCGCGTCCGCAATTATCCTCCGGCTTATGAAGCGGCGGCGCAGCAGACGATCCGCGCGATCGAACATGCGCGGACGCTGTCCTATGTCGATGGTTCCGCCGGTGTCGTCGTCGGCCAGTCCTTCGGCGGCGCGACGGCGATCGCGATCGCCGCGAAGAATCTTCAGGGCGTGAAGGCGGTGGTGAATTTCGCCGGCGGAGGCGGCGGCGATCCCGAGCATCGTCCGGCCGAGCCGTGCCGCAATGATCTTTTGCAGGCTCTGTTTGCGGGCTATGGCGCGACGGCGCGCATTCCCTCGCTCTGGCTCTATAGCGAGAATGATCGCTACTTCGGCGTGCAGAAACCGACGGCCTGGTTCGAGGCGTTCCGCGCGAAAGGCGGGCGCGGGGATTTCATCAAGCTGCCGCCGTTCGAGCCTGACGGTCATCTCAGCTTCAGCGGCAATCCGGATGCGTGGAGGCCGGATGTGAGCAGATTTCTGCTCGACGCGATGGGGTCGGCGCTGCGCCGCTAA
- a CDS encoding HAMP domain-containing sensor histidine kinase — protein sequence MATEIDSNGRSARALIHRARLGLSGKLLILTVIFVLLAEILIYAPSVASYHRGLLTDRLAAAQVAALVLDAAPDGMVPRELELRLLDQIGAAAVAVKTGERRRLLATDDTTLDMARRIDLRDTNWSMMAMNAFATLSGADGRMLRVIGPGMDKMDYIEIVLPERPIRNAVRAFSVNLLLLSLFISGLTAVLVYLALHWLIVRPVRRLSDNVTAFAADPEDNSRIVAPSGRGDEIGAAEIALADMERSLAKELREKKHLAALGLAVSKINHDLRNMLASAQLISDRLSQTVDPVTQRFAPRLMSALDRAIAFCQSTLAYGRISEREPEREQVDVKALAREVAEGLGLDGDHAVKITLTIPQGFALRVDREQIFRVLMNLARNSVNALTHSETQGGMLTIVARREGRDAIVEVSDDGPGVEPRIRPRLFEAFNATAKPGSIGLGLAIASELVRLHGGRIELLDAEKGAAFRITLPGA from the coding sequence ATGGCGACGGAGATCGACAGCAATGGTCGCAGCGCGCGAGCCCTGATTCACCGCGCCCGGCTCGGCCTGTCCGGCAAGCTGCTCATCCTCACGGTCATCTTCGTGCTGCTGGCGGAAATCCTGATCTATGCGCCGTCGGTGGCGAGTTATCATCGCGGTCTGCTGACCGATCGCCTGGCGGCGGCTCAGGTGGCCGCGCTGGTGCTCGATGCTGCGCCTGACGGCATGGTGCCGCGCGAGCTCGAGCTGAGATTGCTCGATCAGATCGGCGCCGCCGCCGTCGCCGTGAAGACGGGCGAGCGCCGCCGCCTGCTCGCGACCGATGACACGACGCTCGATATGGCGCGGCGCATCGATCTGCGCGACACGAACTGGAGCATGATGGCGATGAACGCGTTCGCGACCCTTTCGGGCGCGGACGGCCGCATGCTGCGCGTCATCGGTCCCGGCATGGACAAGATGGATTACATCGAGATCGTGCTGCCGGAGAGGCCGATCCGCAACGCGGTGCGCGCCTTTTCCGTCAACCTGCTGCTGCTCTCGCTGTTCATATCAGGGTTGACCGCGGTTCTCGTCTATCTCGCGCTGCATTGGCTGATCGTGCGGCCGGTGCGGCGTCTGTCCGACAATGTCACCGCCTTCGCCGCCGACCCCGAGGATAACAGCCGCATCGTTGCGCCGTCAGGTCGCGGCGACGAGATCGGCGCCGCCGAGATCGCGCTCGCCGACATGGAGCGTTCGCTGGCGAAGGAGCTGCGCGAGAAGAAGCATCTCGCCGCGCTGGGGCTCGCGGTCAGCAAGATCAACCATGATCTGCGCAACATGCTGGCGTCGGCGCAGCTCATCTCCGACCGCTTGTCTCAGACGGTCGATCCTGTGACGCAGCGCTTCGCGCCGCGGCTGATGTCGGCGCTCGATCGCGCCATCGCCTTCTGCCAGTCGACGCTCGCCTATGGCCGCATCAGCGAGCGCGAACCCGAGCGTGAGCAAGTCGACGTGAAAGCGCTCGCTCGTGAGGTCGCCGAAGGGCTGGGGCTCGATGGCGATCACGCCGTAAAAATCACGCTGACGATTCCGCAAGGCTTCGCCTTGCGCGTCGATCGCGAACAGATATTTCGGGTGTTGATGAATCTCGCGCGCAACTCGGTCAATGCGCTGACCCACAGTGAGACGCAGGGCGGCATGCTGACGATTGTCGCGCGCCGCGAAGGCCGCGATGCGATCGTCGAGGTCAGTGACGATGGGCCGGGCGTCGAGCCGCGCATCCGGCCGCGGCTGTTCGAGGCGTTCAACGCGACCGCCAAGCCCGGCAGCATCGGTCTTGGCCTTGCGATCGCCTCCGAGCTCGTGCGGCTGCATGGCGGCCGGATCGAATTGCTTGATGCGGAAAAGGGCGCCGCGTTCCGGATCACGCTTCCGGGCGCGTGA
- a CDS encoding NAD(P)/FAD-dependent oxidoreductase has translation MTSLRAANPGVAETLTPDLCIVGAGAGGLAVATAAAAFGVSTVLVEKGAMGGDRRAAGGIAIAALAAAARRAADIRAAGAFGLDAKLADIDVARVLAQVRQAAASFAPDETQERFEAMGVRVIRVTGRFLDDRTLVAGDVSVRARRFIVATGSRPATPDIEGLSETPHLGADTIFDLASAPAHLGVLGGDPAAIELAQAFVRLGSRVTLFGGGEALADFDPDMAELLRDRLTRDGVDWRDRAKVRSVAQHENGVEISAEGEGGSISCDALLVATGRTPAIGELDLDRAGVRHGADGIETDSGLRTSNRRIYAIGDCAAGQPRMTHAVTEQAARVARSALFRLSAKADARMVPRILFTDPEIARCGLSEAEARAIRDDVVTHRWPFSGNERARVEHAAQGHLKVIAMRRGEILGCAIIGRGASEMIALWSLAIARKARLNDMASLMVAQPTLSDMARRISLQSLAPVARDRWVRRALSLLRTLG, from the coding sequence ATGACATCGCTGCGCGCGGCCAACCCCGGCGTCGCCGAGACGCTGACGCCCGATCTCTGCATCGTCGGCGCGGGCGCAGGCGGCCTTGCCGTGGCGACGGCCGCAGCCGCGTTCGGCGTTTCGACCGTGCTGGTCGAGAAGGGCGCCATGGGCGGCGACAGGCGCGCTGCGGGTGGAATCGCGATCGCGGCGTTGGCCGCGGCGGCGCGACGGGCTGCCGACATCCGCGCTGCAGGCGCCTTCGGGCTTGATGCGAAACTCGCCGACATCGACGTTGCGCGCGTGCTGGCGCAGGTGAGGCAGGCCGCTGCTTCGTTCGCGCCCGATGAAACGCAGGAGCGCTTCGAGGCGATGGGCGTGCGCGTGATCCGCGTCACGGGCCGCTTTCTCGATGATCGCACGCTCGTCGCCGGTGATGTCAGCGTCCGCGCGCGCCGCTTTATCGTCGCGACCGGATCGCGACCGGCGACGCCCGACATCGAAGGGCTTTCCGAGACGCCGCATCTCGGCGCCGACACGATCTTCGATCTCGCCTCGGCGCCGGCGCATCTTGGCGTCCTCGGCGGCGATCCCGCCGCGATCGAACTGGCGCAGGCTTTTGTCCGGCTTGGCTCGCGCGTCACCTTGTTTGGCGGCGGAGAGGCGCTGGCCGACTTCGATCCCGACATGGCGGAGCTTCTTCGCGACCGGCTGACGCGCGACGGCGTCGACTGGCGCGACCGCGCGAAGGTTCGGTCGGTCGCGCAACACGAAAACGGCGTCGAGATATCGGCGGAAGGAGAGGGCGGCTCCATCTCCTGCGATGCGCTGCTCGTCGCGACCGGGCGGACGCCCGCGATAGGGGAGCTTGATCTCGACAGGGCCGGCGTGCGTCATGGCGCCGATGGAATCGAAACCGACTCCGGGCTTCGGACGAGCAATCGCCGCATCTATGCCATCGGCGACTGCGCTGCGGGGCAGCCGCGCATGACCCATGCAGTGACGGAGCAGGCGGCGCGCGTCGCGCGATCGGCGTTGTTTCGCTTGTCCGCCAAGGCCGATGCGCGGATGGTTCCGCGCATTCTTTTCACCGACCCTGAAATCGCCCGCTGCGGACTGTCCGAAGCCGAGGCGCGCGCGATTCGCGATGATGTCGTCACTCATCGCTGGCCCTTCTCCGGAAATGAGCGCGCGCGCGTCGAACATGCCGCGCAGGGTCATCTGAAGGTGATCGCCATGCGGCGAGGCGAGATTCTCGGCTGCGCCATCATCGGGCGCGGCGCGTCCGAGATGATCGCGCTGTGGAGCCTCGCCATCGCGAGAAAGGCGCGGCTGAACGACATGGCGTCGCTCATGGTCGCGCAGCCGACCTTGTCCGACATGGCGCGGCGCATATCGCTGCAATCGCTCGCGCCTGTCGCTCGCGATCGCTGGGTCAGGCGCGCGCTGTCCCTGTTGCGGACATTGGGATAA
- a CDS encoding TVP38/TMEM64 family protein encodes MSRSGPPPAWRRIAPLAALGLAVLAVWTLRAFDLISIQQLFRERAALRALIDAWPVISIVGFVLAYAAAKVVAVPGVMLVTMAGGFLFGPVMGALAAMTGATLGGVAFCLLARTLFPEFLAKRIDGLTLLRREFDANAVSWMLAMRLTPLFPYIIVNTAAAAFRPPLATFAWTTFLGVAPMSFAAAAAGAGLDQLLTNQIAAFDACVASGASGCGVDWSPMAILTPELIAGLIALAAAALIPVALRRWRGARPEAPSV; translated from the coding sequence ATGTCGCGATCAGGACCCCCGCCAGCCTGGCGAAGGATAGCGCCGCTGGCGGCGCTGGGGCTTGCCGTGCTGGCGGTCTGGACGCTCCGCGCGTTCGACCTGATTTCCATCCAGCAATTGTTTCGCGAGCGCGCCGCGCTGCGCGCATTGATTGACGCCTGGCCCGTCATCTCCATCGTCGGTTTCGTGCTCGCCTACGCCGCCGCGAAGGTGGTCGCCGTGCCCGGCGTGATGCTCGTGACGATGGCGGGCGGATTTCTCTTCGGGCCGGTCATGGGCGCGCTGGCCGCCATGACCGGCGCGACCCTCGGCGGCGTCGCCTTCTGCCTGCTGGCGCGGACGCTGTTTCCGGAATTTCTGGCGAAGAGGATCGATGGGCTGACCTTGCTGAGACGGGAGTTCGACGCCAACGCGGTGTCGTGGATGCTGGCGATGCGCCTGACGCCGCTCTTCCCCTACATCATCGTCAATACGGCGGCGGCGGCCTTCCGTCCGCCGCTCGCGACATTTGCCTGGACGACGTTCCTTGGCGTTGCGCCCATGAGCTTCGCGGCCGCGGCGGCGGGCGCCGGCCTCGATCAATTGCTGACGAACCAGATCGCCGCGTTCGACGCCTGCGTGGCGAGCGGCGCGTCTGGATGCGGCGTCGACTGGTCGCCGATGGCGATCCTGACGCCTGAACTGATCGCTGGCCTGATCGCATTGGCCGCCGCCGCGCTGATCCCGGTGGCGCTGCGGAGATGGCGCGGCGCGCGTCCCGAGGCGCCGTCTGTATGA
- the rph gene encoding ribonuclease PH codes for MRPSKRAPDEMRRVSLERGVARYAEGSCLVKFGETHVLCAASVEDKPPAWLRGTGKGWVTAEYAMLPRATHERTRREVTSGKPSGRTQEIQRLIGRSLRAVVDLPALGERQITVDCDVLQADGGTRTASITGAWVALHDCLQWMKARNMLKGEALKDHVAAISCGISSDTPVIDLDYAEDSSAGTDANFVITGSGGLVEVQGTAEGKPFSESDFLALMKLARGGCAKLVELQKIAVL; via the coding sequence ATGCGGCCGTCCAAACGCGCGCCTGATGAAATGCGACGAGTGAGCCTCGAACGGGGCGTGGCGCGCTATGCGGAAGGCTCCTGCCTGGTGAAGTTCGGCGAGACCCATGTGCTCTGCGCCGCTTCCGTCGAGGACAAGCCGCCGGCCTGGCTCAGGGGCACGGGCAAGGGCTGGGTGACGGCGGAATACGCCATGTTGCCGCGCGCCACCCATGAGCGCACCCGCCGCGAGGTGACGTCAGGCAAGCCCAGCGGCCGCACCCAGGAGATCCAGCGGCTGATCGGCCGCTCGCTGCGCGCCGTCGTCGATCTGCCCGCGCTCGGCGAGCGCCAGATCACTGTCGATTGCGACGTCCTCCAGGCCGACGGCGGCACGCGCACGGCCTCGATCACCGGCGCCTGGGTCGCCCTGCATGACTGCCTGCAATGGATGAAGGCGCGCAACATGCTGAAGGGCGAGGCGCTGAAGGATCATGTCGCTGCGATCTCCTGCGGCATATCGAGCGACACGCCTGTGATCGATCTCGACTATGCCGAGGATTCGAGCGCCGGCACGGATGCGAATTTCGTCATCACCGGCTCCGGCGGCCTCGTCGAGGTGCAGGGCACGGCGGAAGGAAAGCCCTTCTCCGAGAGCGATTTCCTTGCGCTGATGAAGCTCGCGCGCGGAGGCTGCGCCAAGCTCGTCGAGTTGCAGAAGATCGCGGTTCTCTGA
- the rdgB gene encoding RdgB/HAM1 family non-canonical purine NTP pyrophosphatase, with protein MSRTLSGKLVIATHNKGKLAEMRELLAPYGVEAISAGELNLPEPDETGFMFSENAAIKSRAAAKATGLPALADDSGVCVDALDGAPGLFSANWAGPGKNFAPAMERVEKELQMREATTPEQRRAHFVSALIVTWPDGHEELFEGRVFGRVVWPPRGTNGFGYDPMFLPDGHQRTFGEMSAEEKHGLPADGSEALSHRARAFQKLARALLRAKTDA; from the coding sequence ATGTCTCGCACGCTCTCCGGCAAGCTCGTCATCGCGACCCACAACAAGGGCAAGCTCGCGGAAATGCGCGAGCTGCTCGCGCCCTATGGCGTCGAAGCGATCTCGGCCGGCGAACTCAATCTGCCCGAGCCTGACGAGACCGGCTTCATGTTTTCGGAGAACGCCGCGATCAAGTCGCGCGCGGCGGCGAAGGCGACGGGACTGCCGGCGCTCGCCGATGATTCAGGCGTCTGCGTCGATGCGCTCGACGGCGCGCCGGGCCTGTTCTCCGCCAACTGGGCGGGACCCGGAAAGAATTTCGCGCCGGCGATGGAGCGCGTCGAAAAAGAATTGCAGATGCGCGAAGCCACGACGCCCGAGCAGCGCCGCGCGCATTTCGTTTCGGCGCTGATCGTCACCTGGCCTGATGGGCATGAGGAACTGTTCGAGGGCCGCGTGTTCGGCCGCGTGGTGTGGCCGCCGCGCGGAACGAACGGCTTCGGCTATGATCCGATGTTCCTTCCCGATGGCCATCAGCGCACGTTCGGCGAGATGAGCGCGGAGGAAAAGCACGGGCTGCCGGCCGACGGCTCTGAAGCTCTGTCGCATCGCGCCCGCGCCTTCCAGAAACTCGCGCGCGCTTTGCTGCGCGCCAAGACGGACGCATGA
- the hemW gene encoding radical SAM family heme chaperone HemW, producing the protein MTSASDPGFAVYVHWPFCASKCPYCDFNSHVRHATVDQERYLAAFKRELAIQAERAPERAVHSIFFGGGTPSLMKPETVGAIIEAISSHWNFEPGVEITLEANPTSVEAERFRGYRAAGVNRVSLGVQAMNDADLRALGRLHSADEAMRAVDIAATNFDRFSFDLIYARPGQTVEAWRDELQRAIAIGSDHLSLYQLTIEPGTWFEKLHAAGKLAIPNADLGRALWDVTQETCDAAGMPAYEISNHARPGSECRHNLVYWRYGEYAAIGPGAHGRLIIDGKRTAFSNELHPETWLQRVESEGEGVAERSSLTPEEQADEYLLMSLRLREGIDPARYAALKGRPLDNERVDFLVTHGMVARRADGHVAVTPEGFPVLDAVVADLAA; encoded by the coding sequence ATGACCAGCGCGAGCGATCCCGGCTTCGCCGTCTATGTGCATTGGCCGTTCTGCGCGTCCAAATGCCCTTACTGCGACTTCAACAGCCATGTGCGCCACGCGACTGTCGATCAGGAGCGCTATCTCGCTGCGTTCAAGCGCGAGCTTGCGATCCAGGCGGAGCGCGCGCCTGAACGCGCCGTGCATTCGATCTTCTTTGGCGGCGGCACGCCGTCGCTGATGAAGCCTGAAACGGTCGGCGCGATCATCGAAGCGATTTCGTCGCACTGGAATTTCGAACCCGGCGTCGAGATCACGCTCGAAGCTAATCCGACAAGCGTCGAAGCCGAGCGCTTCCGCGGCTATCGCGCGGCCGGCGTCAATCGCGTATCGCTCGGCGTGCAGGCAATGAACGACGCGGACCTGCGCGCGCTTGGTCGTCTCCACTCGGCGGACGAAGCAATGCGCGCCGTCGACATCGCCGCGACGAATTTCGATCGCTTCTCGTTCGACCTGATCTATGCGCGTCCCGGCCAGACCGTCGAAGCATGGCGCGATGAATTGCAGCGCGCGATCGCGATCGGATCTGATCATCTCTCACTCTATCAGCTCACCATCGAGCCGGGCACATGGTTCGAGAAGCTGCACGCGGCTGGCAAGCTCGCGATTCCCAATGCTGATCTTGGCCGCGCGCTGTGGGACGTCACGCAGGAAACCTGCGACGCCGCCGGCATGCCCGCCTACGAGATTTCCAATCATGCGCGGCCCGGCTCGGAATGCCGGCACAATCTCGTCTATTGGCGCTATGGCGAATATGCCGCGATCGGCCCCGGCGCGCACGGCCGCCTGATCATCGACGGAAAGCGCACCGCCTTCTCGAATGAATTGCATCCGGAGACCTGGCTGCAGCGCGTCGAAAGCGAAGGCGAAGGCGTGGCGGAGCGCTCAAGCCTCACGCCTGAAGAACAGGCTGACGAATATCTCCTGATGAGTCTGCGATTGCGCGAAGGCATCGATCCCGCGCGCTACGCCGCGCTCAAAGGCCGTCCGCTCGATAATGAGCGTGTGGATTTTCTCGTCACGCACGGAATGGTCGCGCGCCGCGCGGATGGGCATGTCGCGGTGACGCCGGAAGGGTTTCCGGTTCTCGACGCGGTGGTGGCTGATCTCGCCGCGTGA
- a CDS encoding CHAP domain-containing protein, with protein MSLPEDIVNWALARMNQIVGNGQCWTLAEQALAQNGGRTSTQIMGHINGNQNYVWGDPVADLVNGLRPGDILQFRNYRWNDNSIVRTIHPDGSWQQAGTSVQTRSHHTAIVEAVISPGVVDVLEQNAPPGSRVHRTRLRLVSFSGPMSETTLPSGDRIQTTPVHVIDSNSQVWAYHPQPAAQTATAPIAVPVPAH; from the coding sequence ATGTCTCTTCCCGAAGATATTGTGAATTGGGCGCTCGCGCGCATGAATCAGATCGTCGGCAACGGCCAGTGCTGGACTCTGGCGGAGCAGGCGCTCGCGCAGAATGGCGGCCGGACCTCGACGCAGATCATGGGCCACATCAACGGAAACCAGAATTATGTCTGGGGCGATCCTGTCGCTGATCTCGTGAACGGCCTGCGCCCCGGCGACATCCTGCAATTCCGGAATTACCGCTGGAACGACAACAGCATCGTCCGAACAATCCATCCCGACGGAAGCTGGCAGCAAGCCGGGACGAGCGTGCAGACGCGATCGCACCACACGGCGATTGTTGAAGCTGTCATCTCTCCCGGCGTCGTCGACGTGCTGGAGCAGAATGCGCCGCCCGGCTCTCGCGTGCATCGCACGCGATTGCGGCTCGTATCATTCAGCGGCCCGATGTCCGAGACCACGCTTCCGAGTGGCGATCGCATTCAGACGACTCCGGTCCACGTCATCGACAGCAACAGCCAGGTCTGGGCCTATCATCCGCAGCCGGCAGCCCAGACCGCGACAGCGCCGATCGCTGTTCCCGTTCCGGCGCACTAA